A single window of Anomaloglossus baeobatrachus isolate aAnoBae1 chromosome 5, aAnoBae1.hap1, whole genome shotgun sequence DNA harbors:
- the MRPL45 gene encoding large ribosomal subunit protein mL45, with translation MAASMRIVRALGEPGFAAILSPSRLISPLTIIPIRTKKRSFRPPYLENKFTVDEMMKKAKAAGIVVPHEILERPINVSCTAGILDAYVPPEGDARMSTLSKDGLKQRTEQLKQTAASQLAIRKVKNYDEDFSTKTFPEKAQEIFIEAHNYLTQFNRHKLHLLVTERCYPEMVRGNRYRTIRWSFVESLEPARVVQVRCPEMVSKGNLYGQVTVRMHSKQILIIYDRFGRVECGSEEPRDVLEYLVFERHLVNPYGSWRLHGKIVPSWAPSKEPIVKTVMLPGPALQPWQELEDVAVEEQELVPKQWHK, from the exons ATGGCGGCCTCCATGAGGATTGTTAGGGCGCTGGGTGAACCT GGATTTGCTGCCATTCTCAGTCCCTCCAGGCTGATTTCACCTCTTACCATTATACCTATAAGAACAAAGAAGAGATCATTTAGGCCCCCATATTTGGAAAATAAATTTACTGTGGATGAGATGATGAAGAAAGCGAAGGCTGCGGGAATAGTTGTGCCTCATGAAATTTTGGAACGACCAATTAATGTCTCCTGCACAG CTGGAATACTTGATGCATATGTGCCCCCGGAAGGTGATGCCCGCATGTCCACTCTCTCCAAGGATGGCTTGAAACAGAGAACAGAACAACTGAAACAGACAGCGGCCTCTCAGTTGGC GATTCGAAAGGTCAAAAACTACGATGAGGATTTTAGCACCAAGACATTTCCAGAGAAAGCTCAGGAAATCTTCATTGAAGCGCACAACTATCTGACCCA GTTTAATCGCCATAAGTTACACTTACTGGTGACCGAGCGCTGCTATCCT GAAATGGTGCGGGGTAACCGGTACCGTACAATACGCTGGTCTTTTGTGGAGTCCCTAGAGCCAGCGAGAGTTGTGCAAGTTCGGTGTCCAGAAATGGTTTCAAAAGGGAACCTGTATGGCCAAGTAACCGTCCGTATGCACAGCAAACAG ATCTTGATCATCTACGATCGCTTTGGTCGGGTGGAATGTGGCAGTGAAGAGCCGCGGGATGTTCTAGAGTACTTGGTATTTGAGCGTCACTTAGTAAATCCATATGGGTCATGGAGGTTGCATGGCAAGATAGTTCCGTCCTGGGCACCATCTAAAGAGCCCATTGTAAAG aCTGTAATGTTACCAGGTCCAGCATTACAGCCCTGGCAGGAGCTGGAAGATGTCGCTGTAGAGGAACAGGAACTCGTACCCAAACAGTGGCATAAATGA